A single region of the Sphingobium sp. EP60837 genome encodes:
- the tuf gene encoding elongation factor Tu — MAKAKFERNKPHCNIGTIGHVDHGKTSLTAAITKVLAETGGATFVDYANIDKAPEERERGITISTAHVEYETEARHYAHVDCPGHADYVKNMITGAAQMDGAILVVSATDGPMPQTREHILLAKQVGVPQLVVFMNKVDLVDDPEILELVELEIRELLSSYDFDGDNIPVIPGSAVKALDGSNDEIGKQAVLKLMAAVDSFIPQPERPVDKPFLMPIEDVFSISGRGTVVTGRVETGIVKVGEEVEIVGIRDTRKTTVTGVEMFRKLLDQGEAGDNIGALVRGVGREDVERGQVLAKPGSVTPHTEFDAEVYVLSKEEGGRHTPFFANYRPQFYFRTTDVTGEVILPEGTEMVMPGDNVKLGVKLIAPIAMDAGLRFAIREGGRTVGAGVVGTISK, encoded by the coding sequence ATGGCTAAGGCTAAGTTTGAGCGGAACAAGCCGCACTGCAACATCGGCACCATCGGTCACGTCGACCATGGCAAGACCTCGCTGACCGCAGCGATCACCAAGGTGCTCGCCGAAACCGGCGGCGCGACCTTCGTTGATTACGCCAACATCGACAAGGCTCCTGAAGAGCGCGAGCGCGGCATCACCATCTCGACCGCCCACGTCGAATATGAGACCGAAGCCCGTCACTATGCGCACGTCGACTGCCCGGGTCACGCTGACTACGTCAAGAACATGATCACCGGTGCTGCCCAGATGGACGGCGCGATCCTCGTCGTTTCGGCCACCGACGGCCCGATGCCCCAGACCCGTGAGCACATCCTGCTCGCCAAGCAGGTCGGCGTTCCCCAGCTCGTCGTGTTCATGAACAAGGTCGATCTGGTCGATGATCCGGAAATCCTCGAGCTGGTTGAGCTGGAAATCCGCGAGCTGCTGTCGTCCTACGACTTCGACGGCGACAACATCCCCGTCATCCCCGGCTCGGCCGTGAAGGCGCTGGACGGTTCCAACGACGAAATCGGCAAGCAGGCTGTCCTGAAGCTGATGGCTGCCGTTGACAGCTTCATCCCGCAGCCGGAGCGTCCGGTTGACAAGCCGTTCCTGATGCCGATCGAAGACGTGTTCTCGATCTCGGGCCGCGGCACCGTCGTGACCGGCCGCGTCGAGACCGGCATCGTGAAGGTTGGTGAGGAAGTCGAGATCGTCGGCATCCGCGACACCCGCAAGACCACCGTCACCGGCGTCGAAATGTTCCGCAAGCTGCTCGATCAGGGTGAAGCCGGCGACAATATCGGTGCTCTGGTTCGTGGCGTTGGCCGTGAAGACGTTGAGCGTGGTCAGGTTCTGGCGAAGCCCGGTTCGGTTACGCCGCACACCGAGTTCGACGCGGAAGTCTATGTTCTGTCGAAGGAAGAAGGCGGCCGTCATACCCCATTCTTCGCGAACTATCGCCCGCAGTTCTACTTCCGCACCACCGACGTCACCGGCGAAGTTATCCTGCCGGAAGGCACCGAGATGGTCATGCCTGGCGACAATGTGAAGCTCGGCGTGAAGCTGATCGCCCCGATCGCGATGGACGCGGGTCTCCGCTTCGCCATCCGTGAAGGCGGCCGCACCGTCGGTGCCGGGGTTGTCGGCACGATCTCGAAGTAA